The Malus domestica chromosome 06, GDT2T_hap1 genome has a segment encoding these proteins:
- the LOC103436823 gene encoding uncharacterized protein isoform X3, producing MVPSVRLLLDFASHLLGILEPRFFSLPHRPFYLLFSVAIFLQIGRPIESGEVSMYVYRITACNLSHLSHTRVTVNFVVLFRKHWCSNFGVLLKKYGGSTAHNSAAAGLER from the exons ATGGTCCCTTCAGTTCGACTTCTTCTCGATTTCGCTTCTCACCTTTTGGGTATTTTGGAACCTAGGTTTTTTTCTCTCCCGCATCGCCCTTTTTACTTGCTGTTTAGCGTTGCCATCTTTCTCCAGATTGGCAGGCCGATAGAATCCGGCGAGGTCAGCATGTACGTCTATAGAATTACCGCCTGTAATCTCAGCCATCTCAGCCACACTCGCGTAACCGTTAATTTCGTTGTTCTGTTCAG GAAACACTGGTGTTCTAATTTTGGGGTTTTGCTGAAG AAGTACGGTGGCTCTACAGCTCACAACAGT